In Humulus lupulus chromosome 6, drHumLupu1.1, whole genome shotgun sequence, a single genomic region encodes these proteins:
- the LOC133782501 gene encoding putative multidrug resistance protein encodes MGMKDGMFRYADWVDKWLMFFGILGSLGDGLQNPLMMYILSDVINSYGSSNGSLTNDDVDKFALRLLYAAIGVGAAAFVEGVCWSRTAERQTSKMRKEYLKSVLRQEVGFFDTQIAGSSTTSQVVSIISSDANAVQVALCEKIPDCLAYMSTFLFCHIFAFVLSWRLTLAAIPLSVMFIAPGLFFGSIMMGYVLKSIEAYGVAGGIAEQSLSSIRTVYSYVGENQTLSRFSTELQKVQELGIKLGLTKGLMLGTMGVIYIGWGFQAWVGTYLITQKGEEGGHVFIAGFNVLMGGLSILSALPNLTAITEALAATTRIHEMINRVPAIDSEDKKGKALSHVRGEIEFKDIYFSYPSRPDTLVLQGLTLTAPAGKRVGLVGGSGSGKSTIIALLERFYDPTDGEILLDGYRISRLQLKWWRSQMGLVNQEPVLFATSIKENIILGKEGASMEQVIIAAKAANAHDFIVKLSDGYETQVGQFGFQMSGGQKQRIAIARALLRDPKILLLDEATSALDAQSERVVQEAIDQASKGRTTITIAHRLSTIRTANTIMVLQAGRVVESGTHNELMQLNGGRGGKYLKMVNLQQLAAAQNETQNDLSTQIDETPRRRRSVTPSPLRSPYSVRSSAPGTPALFPFSTAMSASMGTPYSYSVQYDPGEESDEEYSKYPSQPPSQMRLLKMNAPEWGPALLGCLGAIGSGAVQPINAYCVGSLISVYFLKDESEMKSKSRVLSLIFLGIGVFNFFTNILQHYNFSMMGEKLTKRVREKLLEKLMTFEIGWFDEDENTSAAICARLATEANMVRSLVGDRMSLLVQAIFGSVFAYGLGLALTWRLTLVMITVQPIVVGSFYARSVLMKSMAGKARKAQKEGSQLASEAVINHRTITAFSSQKKMLALFSATLNGPKKESIKQSYVSGFGLFSSQFFNTAATALAYWYGGRLLVQGLITARHLFQAFLILLFTAYIIADAGSMTSDISKGGSAIHSVLAILDRRSEIDPETKWGLDLKKKIKGRVEFKNVFFSYPTRPDQMILKGLSLKIEAGRTVALVGQSGSGKSTIIGLIERFYDPMKGSIHIDEQDIKNYNLRTLRSHIALVSQEPTLFAGTIRENITYGTEKASESEIRKASKLANAHEFISGMKDGYDTYCGERGVQLSGGQKQRIALARAILRNPSILLLDEATSALDSVSENLVQAALETMMVGRTCIVIAHRLSTIQKSNSIAVIKHGRVAEQGSHNELISLGRNGAYCSLIKLQNGALPQ; translated from the exons ATGGGAATGAAAGATGGTATGTTTAGGTATGCAGATTGGGTGGACAAGTGGTTGATGTTCTTTGGGATTTTGGGTAGCTTGGGTGATGGGTTACAGAACCCTCTCATGATGTACATTCTTAGCGATGTTATCAATTCATATGGAAGTTCTAATGGCTCTCTAACCAATGATGATGTAGACAAG TTTGCACTTAGACTTCTATATGCTGCCATTGGAGTTGGAGCTGCTGCATTTGTTG AAGGAGTTTGTTGGTCAAGAACTGCTGAGAGGCAGACTTCTAAGATGAGAAAAGAGTATCTGAAATCTGTTCTCAGACAAGAAGTCGGTTTCTTTGATACGCAGATCGCTGGTTCTTCAACAACTTCCCAAGTCGTGTCTATTATCTCCTCTGATGCTAATGCAGTTCAAGTTGCCTTGTGCGAAAAG ATTCCTGACTGTCTGGCTTACATGTCAACCTTCCTTTTCTGCCACATATTTGCCTTTGTACTGTCATGGAGACTAACATTAGCAGCGATACCGCTTTCAGTTATGTTCATAGCTCCAGGACTCTTTTTCGGGAGTATCATGATGGGGTATGTCTTGAAGTCAATTGAAGCTTATGGAGTTGCTGGTGGGATAGCAGAACAATCACTTTCTTCTATAAGAACAGTATATTCTTACGTAGGAGAGAACCAAACACTAAGTAGATTCAGCACTGAACTTCAGAAAGTTCAGGAACTTGGAATAAAGCTTGGTCTCACAAAGGGATTGATGTTGGGAACCATGGGAGTCATTTACATAGGTTGGGGTTTCCAAGCCTGGGTTGGAACTTATTTGATTACTCAAAAAGGAGAAGAGGGCGGCCATGTTTTCATAGCTGGATTCAACGTTCTCATGGGAGGCTT GAGTATATTGAGTGCACTCCCAAATTTAACTGCCATAACAGAAGCATTAGCCGCAACCACTCGGATTCATGAAATGATCAATCGAGTTCCAGCTATAGACTCTGAAGATAAAAAAGGGAAGGCTTTATCACATGTTAGAGGAGAAATAGAATTCAAGGACATTTACTTTAGTTACCCATCAAGACCGGATACACTGGTCTTACAAGGTTTAACTCTGACTGCTCCAGCTGGTAAGAGGGTAGGTCTTGTTGGTGGCAGTGGTTCTGGCAAGTCTACCATCATTGCATTGCTTGAAAGGTTTTATGATCCCACAGATGGAGAAATACTCTTGGATGGATACAGAATAAGTAGACTTCAGCTCAAATGGTGGAGGTCCCAAATGGGTTTAGTTAACCAGGAACCAGTTCTGTTTGCAACATCTATAAAAGAGAACATAATTTTGGGCAAAGAAGGTGCCTCAATGGAACAAGTAATTATTGCTGCTAAAGCTGCGAATGCACACGATTTCATTGTTAAGTTGTCAGATGGATATGAAACTCAA GTTGGTCAATTTGGATTCCAAATGTCTGGTGGCCAAAAGCAGCGCATTGCCATCGCAAGAGCTCTACTGAGGGATCCAAAGATTCTGCTGCTTGATGAAGCCACTAGTGCATTGGATGCACAGTCTGAAAGAGTTGTACAGGAGGCAATTGATCAAGCATCAAAAGGAAGAACAACAATTACAATAGCCCACCGCCTATCCACAATTCGGACAGCAAATACTATTATGGTTCTTCAGGCAGGGAGAGTAGTTGAATCAGGTACACACAATGAGCTGATGCAATTGAATGGGGGACGAGGGGGTAAATACCTCAAGATGGTAAACTTGCAGCAATTGGCAGCAGCACAAAATGAAACCCAAAATGATTTGAGTACACAAATAGATGAAACACCTCGGCGTAGAAGAAGTGTCACACCAAGCCCACTCAGAAGTCCTTACAGTGTTAGATCAAGTGCTCCAGGCACTCCGGCGTTATTTCCCTTTAGCACAGCAATGTCTGCCTCCATGGGAACCCCCTACTCTTACTCTGTCCAATATGATCCTGGTGAGGAAAGTGATGAAGAATACTCGAAGTATCCATCCCAACCTCCTTCTCAGATGCGTTTGCTGAAAATGAATGCACCTGAGTGGGGACCAGCCTTACTTGGATGCTTGGGGGCTATTGGTTCCGGGGCAGTACAGCCTATAAACGCATATTGTGTTGGATCACTTATATCTGTTTACTTTCTTAAGGATGAATCTGAAATGAAGTCCAAATCCAGAGTCCTATCTCTCATTTTCCTAGGCATTGGTGTTTTCAACTTCTTCACCAACATCCTGCAACATTACAATTTCTCCATGATGGGAGAAAAATTGACTAAAAGGGTAAGGGAGAAACTACTTGAAAAATTAATGACTTTTGAGATTGGGTGGTTTGACGAGGATGAGAACACAAGTGCAGCCATCTGTGCAAGGTTAGCTACTGAAGCCAACATGGTAAGATCCCTCGTCGGAGACAGGATGTCATTGCTTGTCCAGGCGATTTTTGGATCTGTCTTTGCATATGGGCTTGGACTAGCACTCACATGGAGGCTGACTCTTGTCATGATAACAGTGCAGCCAATAGTTGTAGGAAGCTTTTATGCAAGAAGTGTCTTAATGAAAAGTATGGCTGGAAAGGCCCGAAAAGCTCAGAAGGAAGGAAGCCAACTAGCAAGTGAAGCTGTCATTAACCACAGAACTATCACTGCCTTCTCTTCTCAGAAAAAAATGCTGGCACTCTTCAGTGCCACCTTGAATGGTCCTAAGAAGGAGAGTATTAAGCAGTCATATGTTTCGGGATTTGGCTTGTTTAGCTCCCAATTCTTTAACACAGCTGCTACAGCTTTGGCCTACTGGTATGGTGGGAGGCTGCTGGTGCAGGGCCTGATAACTGCAAGGCACCTTTTTCAAGCATTTTTGATATTGCTTTTCACTGCTTATATCATTGCAGATGCTGGAAGTATGACCTCGGACATATCTAAAGGAGGCAGTGCCATCCATTCAGTTCTTGCAATTTTAGACAGGAGAAGTGAGATTGATCCGGAAACCAAATGGGGGCTTGACTTAAAGAAGAAGATAAAGGGTCGTGTGGAATTCAAAAATGTCTTCTTTTCTTACCCAACAAGACCTGATCAAATGATCCTTAAGGGACTAAGCCTTAAGATTGAAGCGGGCAGAACAGTGGCGCTAGTAGGTCAGAGTGGTTCTGGAAAATCTACGATCATCGGGCTTATCGAAAGGTTTTATGATCCTATGAAGGGATCAATACATATAGACGAACAAGACATTAAGAACTATAATCTGAGGACTTTGAGGTCCCATATTGCACTTGTTAGCCAGGAGCCGACTCTTTTTGCTGGAACAATCCGTGAAAACATTACCTATGGAACAGAGAAGGCTTCAGAATCTGAGATAAGGAAGGCTTCAAAACTTGCCAATGCTCATGAGTTCATAAG TGGAATGAAAGATGGGTATGATACTTACTGTGGAGAGAGAGGAGTGCAGCTCTCAGGAGGTCAAAAACAAAGGATTGCCCTAGCTCGTGCAATTTTGAGGAACCCATCAATCCTCCTGCTGGATGAGGCGACCAGTGCCCTTGATAGTGTTTCTGAAAACTTGGTTCAAGCAGCACTTGAGACGATGATGGTTGGCAGAACCTGCATAGTCATAGCTCACCGACTATCTACTATACAGAAGTCAAACTCCATTGCAGTTATCAAGCATGGAAGAGTTGCAGAACAAGGTTCACACAATGAACTGATTTCTTTAGGACGTAATGGTGCATATTGTTCCCTGATCAAACTACAAAATGGGGCCTTACCTCAGTAA